In Myxococcus stipitatus, the following are encoded in one genomic region:
- a CDS encoding amino acid adenylation domain-containing protein, producing MGLDKFLSNKYEQSLSPTLVTLLRQRAETEPTREAFSFLGESGQVEQRVDYGALERQARAIAASLQAQGAEGERALLLYAPGPEYVAAFFGCLFAGMVAVPVYPPELARPERSLSRLLAIVRDSGSKWVLTTAPLRGVAEGLFAEYPELARLSWELTDELPLEAAEAWREPAVDTSTVAFLQYTSGSTGTPKGVVLTHANLLHNLEAIHERFGLTRQSRGVIWLPPYHDMGLIGGILAPIHGGLPVDLMSPLTFLQAPFAWLKAISERKGTCSGGPNFAYELCVRKVTEAQKATLDLSSWELAFCGAEPVRADTLDAFVRAFEPCGFRREALYPCYGLAEGTLIVTGPARGKGARVQTFQRDALEAHRALPLEHAPTDARTQVSHVSCGEAAVGLRVGIVEAGTRRRLDAGHVGEVWVQGPSVAQGYWRNADATEQAFAAHIAGEDDGPWLRTGDLGFLQDGELFITGRHKDLLILRGRNHYPQDLELTVERSHPALRPGCAAVFSGGDASSSGVVVVQELDRRYPGEDWDSISNAIRQALTLQHGVGVDAVVLIRAGSLPKTSSGKVQRTACREAWLEGRLTPIHTDAPATREAPGQLSRDDLMARSEDERRAVLIDFLSRAGKLPPGLSTREAASHSLGLDSLGLVELKHRLERDLGLSLELRMLLGAPSLEELATHLMEALRAEAPSPRAEEFPRDQEAHLLLTPGQRALWFLHQLAPASPAYILARAAYIRGPLDVSALRRAFELLVARHPSLRATFPLVGEEPVQRLHARRADVLQVVDVSGEDSRTSDTRLREAAFQPFDLAQGPLLRATLFSKAADEHVLLLAVHHLIADFWSMSLLVEELLRLYEGPSGESTLPPPGHPAAWLQWQQQYLAGPRQQTDWDYWRRQLDGPLPLLELPPPSMSSTPPAPVHHFVLGPRLRQRVDDFSQRHDVTPFVALLAAFQALLHRLSGQDDLIVGTPVATRSHPGASRLVGYCVNTLPLRVSLADGPGFAALVQRTRDLVRGALEHQELPFPLIVERLRPERVADRTPIFQTVFVHQRSPVASHPELSSFALGEGTARLSLGGASVEPLPLPPAASPFELMLAVAPTDAGLSCAFEYDPARLDAAFIERLAAQYEHLLEAGLDDADTPIARLPLLPASQRAQHLAARNASHRPYPPDDCLHTLVARQARRTPDAVALVHGAQRMTYGQLLARVSGLAAKLRALGVGPEVRVGVFSHRTPDLVAGLLAVLEAGGTYVPLDPLYPQPRLDFIVRDARIHVLLTERSLDTRLPASTAHRLFLDEARDVATPAPSEAVHPEHLAYILYTSGSTGQPKGVAIAHRAASNFIHWAGEAFSTDERAGVLAATSICFDLSVFELFATLAHGGRVILVDSALHLTEQASAATVTLINTVPSAITELLNAGGIPDTVRTINLAGEPLTQELVRRLHQETKAARVVNLYGPSETTTYSTFTPLPAEPSEPVSIGGPVANTQVYVLDPHLQPVPVGVRGELFIGGAGVARGYIERPSLTAERFLPDPFSHETGARMYRTGDHVRQRPDGTLEFLGRVDHQVKLRGFRIELGDIESALRQAPGVRDAIVVLRGEGARRKLVACVVPAAREGEGPEVSARGLREHLRARLPEFMVPATLLLLKELPLTPNGKVDRAALPSSDTGAEELESGYIAPRNELEARIAQVFAELLQHERVGVHDNFFDLGGNSLLATRVASRLSTALQVQTSVRAVFEHRTVATLAENLARAQASSSGPLTITAQPRVPYRRG from the coding sequence GTGGGGTTGGATAAATTCCTCTCAAACAAATACGAACAATCCCTCAGTCCCACGCTCGTCACACTCCTTCGACAACGAGCCGAGACCGAGCCGACACGCGAGGCCTTCAGCTTCCTGGGTGAGTCGGGTCAGGTGGAGCAACGGGTCGACTACGGCGCGCTCGAGCGTCAGGCCCGAGCCATCGCCGCGAGCCTTCAAGCACAGGGGGCGGAAGGAGAGCGCGCGCTGCTGCTCTATGCCCCCGGTCCGGAGTACGTGGCGGCCTTCTTCGGCTGTCTGTTCGCGGGGATGGTGGCGGTCCCCGTCTATCCGCCGGAGCTGGCGCGCCCGGAGCGAAGCCTGTCACGGCTGCTCGCCATCGTCCGGGACAGCGGGTCGAAGTGGGTGCTCACGACCGCGCCGTTGCGTGGCGTCGCGGAGGGGCTGTTCGCCGAGTACCCCGAGCTGGCGCGGCTGAGCTGGGAGCTGACGGATGAGCTGCCGCTCGAGGCGGCGGAGGCGTGGCGCGAGCCCGCGGTGGACACGTCCACCGTGGCGTTCCTTCAGTACACCTCCGGCTCGACGGGGACGCCGAAGGGCGTGGTGCTCACCCACGCCAACCTGCTCCACAACCTGGAGGCCATCCACGAGCGGTTCGGACTCACTCGACAGAGCCGGGGCGTCATCTGGCTGCCGCCGTACCATGACATGGGCCTCATCGGAGGAATCCTCGCGCCCATCCATGGCGGGCTCCCCGTGGACCTGATGTCCCCGCTCACCTTCCTGCAGGCTCCGTTCGCGTGGCTGAAAGCCATCTCGGAGCGCAAGGGGACGTGCAGCGGAGGCCCCAACTTCGCCTACGAGCTGTGCGTCCGGAAGGTCACCGAGGCCCAGAAGGCCACGTTGGACCTGTCCTCGTGGGAGCTGGCCTTCTGTGGCGCGGAGCCGGTGCGCGCGGACACGCTCGACGCGTTCGTCCGGGCGTTCGAGCCCTGCGGCTTCCGGCGAGAGGCGCTGTATCCCTGCTACGGCCTGGCGGAGGGGACGCTCATCGTCACCGGCCCCGCTCGAGGCAAAGGGGCCCGTGTCCAGACGTTCCAGCGGGACGCGCTGGAGGCTCATCGCGCCCTCCCGTTGGAGCACGCGCCCACGGACGCGCGGACCCAGGTCTCTCACGTGAGCTGTGGTGAGGCCGCGGTGGGGCTTCGCGTGGGCATCGTGGAGGCGGGGACGCGGCGGCGGCTCGACGCGGGCCACGTGGGAGAGGTCTGGGTCCAGGGTCCGAGCGTGGCCCAGGGCTACTGGCGGAACGCCGACGCGACGGAGCAAGCCTTCGCGGCCCACATCGCGGGCGAGGACGACGGGCCGTGGCTGCGCACCGGAGACCTCGGCTTCCTCCAGGACGGAGAGCTGTTCATCACCGGGCGGCACAAGGACCTCCTCATCCTCCGGGGACGCAATCACTATCCCCAGGACCTGGAGCTGACCGTGGAGCGCAGCCACCCCGCGCTGCGTCCAGGTTGCGCGGCGGTGTTCTCGGGCGGTGACGCATCCAGCTCGGGCGTCGTCGTCGTCCAGGAACTCGACCGGCGCTATCCGGGCGAGGACTGGGACTCCATCTCGAACGCCATCCGGCAGGCCCTCACGCTGCAACACGGCGTGGGCGTCGACGCCGTCGTCCTCATCCGCGCGGGTTCGCTGCCCAAGACGTCCAGTGGCAAGGTCCAACGCACCGCGTGCAGGGAAGCCTGGCTCGAGGGACGGCTCACGCCCATCCACACGGACGCGCCCGCCACGAGGGAGGCACCGGGCCAGCTCTCGCGAGATGACCTGATGGCGCGCTCCGAGGACGAACGGCGCGCCGTGCTCATCGACTTCCTCTCACGCGCGGGGAAGCTCCCCCCAGGACTGTCCACACGCGAGGCCGCGTCCCATTCGCTGGGGCTGGACTCGCTCGGGCTCGTCGAGTTGAAGCACCGCCTCGAGCGGGACCTGGGCCTCTCGTTGGAGTTGAGGATGCTGCTGGGCGCTCCTTCCCTGGAGGAGCTCGCCACCCACCTGATGGAGGCGCTGCGCGCGGAGGCGCCATCGCCACGAGCCGAGGAGTTCCCCCGAGACCAGGAGGCCCACCTGCTCCTGACGCCCGGACAGCGGGCCTTGTGGTTCCTCCATCAACTCGCGCCCGCCTCTCCGGCCTACATCCTCGCGAGGGCGGCCTACATCCGCGGGCCCCTGGACGTGTCCGCGCTGCGCCGCGCGTTCGAGTTGCTCGTCGCGCGCCACCCTTCCCTGCGCGCCACCTTCCCGCTCGTTGGAGAAGAGCCCGTCCAGCGGCTCCACGCCCGGCGCGCGGACGTCCTCCAGGTCGTCGACGTCTCGGGCGAGGACTCACGCACGAGCGACACCCGACTGCGAGAGGCGGCCTTCCAACCCTTCGACCTCGCCCAGGGTCCGCTGCTCCGCGCGACGTTGTTCTCGAAGGCCGCCGACGAGCACGTCCTCCTGCTCGCGGTCCATCACCTCATCGCTGACTTCTGGTCGATGTCCCTGCTGGTGGAGGAGCTGCTCCGCCTCTACGAGGGGCCCTCGGGCGAGAGCACCCTGCCTCCGCCCGGACACCCCGCGGCGTGGCTCCAATGGCAGCAGCAATACCTGGCGGGGCCTCGCCAACAGACGGACTGGGATTACTGGCGGCGGCAGCTCGACGGCCCCTTGCCGCTCCTCGAGCTTCCTCCCCCATCGATGTCCTCCACGCCCCCGGCACCGGTCCATCACTTCGTGCTGGGGCCTCGGCTGCGACAGCGCGTCGACGACTTCTCCCAGCGCCATGACGTGACGCCCTTCGTCGCGTTGCTCGCGGCGTTCCAGGCGTTGCTGCACCGGTTGAGCGGACAGGATGACCTCATCGTGGGGACCCCGGTGGCGACGCGGAGCCATCCAGGCGCCTCGCGACTGGTGGGCTACTGCGTCAACACCCTGCCGCTTCGCGTGAGCCTGGCGGATGGACCCGGGTTCGCCGCGCTCGTCCAGCGCACCCGCGACCTCGTCCGGGGAGCCCTGGAGCATCAAGAGCTCCCCTTCCCCCTCATCGTCGAGCGATTGCGCCCGGAACGCGTCGCCGACCGCACGCCCATCTTCCAGACCGTCTTCGTCCACCAGCGCAGCCCCGTCGCGAGCCATCCCGAGCTGTCGTCCTTCGCGCTGGGCGAAGGCACCGCGCGGCTGAGCCTGGGCGGCGCGAGCGTCGAGCCGCTGCCACTACCTCCCGCCGCGTCCCCCTTCGAGCTCATGCTCGCCGTCGCGCCGACCGACGCGGGGCTCTCCTGCGCCTTCGAGTACGACCCGGCGCGGCTCGACGCGGCCTTCATCGAGCGGCTCGCGGCGCAGTACGAGCACCTGCTGGAAGCGGGGCTGGACGACGCGGACACGCCCATCGCTCGACTGCCGCTGTTGCCCGCGTCGCAGCGTGCGCAGCACCTGGCCGCGCGGAACGCATCCCACCGGCCTTATCCCCCAGACGATTGTCTGCACACGCTCGTGGCCCGTCAGGCGCGACGGACTCCAGACGCGGTGGCGCTGGTGCACGGCGCACAGCGGATGACCTACGGCCAGCTCCTCGCGCGGGTCTCGGGGTTGGCCGCGAAGCTGCGCGCGCTCGGCGTGGGTCCCGAGGTCCGCGTCGGCGTCTTCAGCCACCGCACGCCCGACCTGGTCGCGGGGCTGCTCGCGGTGCTCGAGGCGGGCGGGACCTACGTGCCGCTCGACCCCCTGTATCCACAGCCGCGCCTGGACTTCATCGTCCGCGACGCGCGCATCCACGTCCTGCTCACGGAGCGCTCCCTGGACACGCGGCTGCCCGCGAGCACGGCCCACCGCCTCTTCCTGGATGAAGCGCGCGACGTGGCGACACCAGCCCCCTCGGAGGCAGTCCACCCCGAGCACCTGGCGTACATCCTCTACACCTCCGGCTCCACCGGTCAGCCCAAGGGCGTGGCCATCGCCCACCGCGCCGCCTCGAACTTCATCCACTGGGCCGGTGAAGCCTTCAGCACCGACGAGCGAGCGGGGGTCCTCGCGGCCACGTCCATCTGCTTCGACCTCTCCGTCTTCGAGCTGTTCGCGACCCTGGCGCACGGAGGCCGCGTCATCCTGGTGGACAGCGCGCTCCACCTGACTGAGCAGGCCTCGGCGGCCACCGTCACGCTCATCAACACGGTGCCCTCGGCCATCACGGAACTGCTCAACGCGGGCGGCATCCCCGACACGGTGCGCACCATCAACCTCGCGGGTGAGCCCCTCACGCAAGAGCTCGTGCGGCGGCTCCACCAGGAGACGAAGGCCGCCCGCGTGGTGAACCTGTATGGGCCCTCGGAGACCACGACGTACTCCACGTTCACCCCGCTGCCCGCCGAGCCCTCCGAGCCGGTGAGCATCGGTGGGCCGGTGGCCAACACCCAGGTCTACGTGCTGGACCCTCACCTCCAACCCGTGCCCGTGGGCGTCCGAGGAGAGCTGTTCATCGGTGGCGCGGGCGTGGCGCGCGGCTACATCGAGCGGCCCTCGCTCACCGCCGAGCGATTCCTCCCAGACCCGTTCTCCCACGAGACGGGGGCGCGGATGTACCGGACGGGAGACCACGTGCGACAGCGCCCGGATGGGACGCTGGAGTTCCTGGGCCGGGTTGACCATCAGGTGAAGCTGCGAGGCTTCCGCATCGAGCTGGGCGACATCGAGTCCGCGCTCCGGCAGGCCCCTGGAGTGCGCGATGCCATCGTCGTTCTCCGAGGAGAGGGCGCGCGACGAAAGCTCGTCGCCTGCGTGGTGCCAGCGGCCCGCGAGGGCGAGGGGCCCGAGGTGTCCGCGCGCGGCCTGCGCGAGCACCTGCGCGCACGGCTCCCTGAGTTCATGGTGCCGGCGACCCTGCTGCTGCTGAAGGAGTTGCCGCTGACGCCCAACGGCAAGGTCGACCGCGCGGCGCTGCCCTCCTCGGACACCGGCGCCGAGGAGCTCGAATCCGGTTACATCGCCCCGCGCAATGAGCTGGAGGCGCGCATCGCCCAGGTCTTCGCGGAGCTGCTCCAGCACGAGCGCGTGGGCGTACACGACAACTTCTTCGACCTGGGCGGCAACTCCCTGCTGGCGACCCGGGTGGCCTCGCGGCTGTCCACCGCGCTCCAGGTCCAGACCAGCGTCCGCGCCGTCTTCGAGCACCGGACCGTGGCCACCCTCGCGGAGAACCTCGCGCGGGCCCAGGCGTCGTCCTCCGGTCCCCTCACCATCACCGCGCAACCCCGGGTGCCATATCGCCGCGGCTAG
- a CDS encoding amino acid adenylation domain-containing protein — translation MSTDTASLQGRFIFPASASQQRLWFLHELDAQWSVAYHLPVAFRVAGAVDRVALQRALNLVVARHEALRTRLAYLDGELVQVIHPDARVTLSFADLSHVPANERGEQTRRLLAAEARRPFQFTEDSLLRVCLLRMGATEHVLLVTVHHLVADGSSVELLVRELVDSYDACLRGAEPSPPALPIQYADYVEWQRKWLGTEAHAAQSRYWKQKLAGAPQAMELPVDHPRPSVQTFRGATTEFTLSPELGAAVRRHARANGVTPYILLLQAFAIVLRRYTGQDDFLIGTPVANRERPELEPLIGFLANTLVVRVDLSGDPRMDAMSARIRETLLEALTHQQLPFEQLVEALQPQRTLSHNPLFQVMFGMQEAPLARLAMGGHTLERLPVDPGTSRFDLSFFLIDDGDRVHGIVEYSSDLFEADTITHLVQHFTRAVEGMLDETHPRLSRLALDTEADRRELLARAFHAEPRAFVPIHEAVAAQAARTPERVAVQCGAIRLTYRELMTRVHRLAGALRARGVRTEDRVAIHLERSPDLLVALLAVLEAGGAYVPVDPRYPHERIRAMLEDARPRALVTTPQLASLAVDIPHVLTPDEVAETDQNIAPSPTAGEHTLAYVLYTSGSTGRPKGVMVTHGALANFLDTMAREPGLSGEDVLAAVTTFSFDIAALELYLPLLVGARVVMATQEQTADARELAALLDTHDVTVMQATPATWRLLTDTGWRPSGSFTALCGGEALPQDLADLLMSGGGALWNLYGPTETTVWSCRKRLHPGERVTLGRPVGNTSTHVLDEHLMPVPSGVSGELFIGGEGVARGYWGLPERTAERFVPDPFSTSPGARLYRTGDLVRRRPDGDLVYLGRADHQVKLRGFRIELEEVEAVLRRHTEVRDVAVRVWGTDEARRQLVAHVVPARTQPPEDLSRRLREHARAHLPEYMVPATIALLDTLPLTPNGKVDRRALPSPDAASTSSERTRVAPRSDTERQVAEVWTRLLEREQVSVHDDFFELGGNSLLAGRLVQLLDQVFGVRVPMRDLFINATIAHLATVIDTRRRQAPSMTKPASDTPLDGLSDADVDVLLNDSLLSHALSQETRR, via the coding sequence ATGTCCACCGACACCGCCTCCCTCCAAGGCCGATTCATCTTCCCCGCGTCCGCGAGCCAGCAGCGGCTCTGGTTCCTCCACGAACTGGACGCCCAATGGAGCGTGGCCTACCACCTGCCCGTCGCCTTCCGCGTCGCCGGCGCGGTCGACCGCGTCGCGCTGCAACGCGCCCTCAACCTCGTGGTGGCCCGACACGAAGCCCTGAGGACGCGGCTGGCGTACCTGGATGGCGAGTTGGTGCAGGTCATCCATCCCGACGCGCGCGTCACCCTCTCCTTCGCCGACCTGAGCCACGTGCCCGCGAACGAGCGAGGTGAGCAGACGCGGCGACTGCTCGCGGCAGAGGCCCGGCGCCCCTTCCAGTTCACCGAGGACAGCCTCTTGCGGGTGTGCCTGTTGCGCATGGGCGCCACGGAGCACGTGCTGCTCGTGACGGTGCATCACCTCGTCGCGGATGGGAGCTCCGTGGAGCTGCTCGTGCGCGAGCTGGTGGACAGCTACGACGCCTGCCTCCGAGGCGCCGAGCCCTCCCCCCCGGCCCTCCCCATCCAATACGCCGACTACGTCGAGTGGCAACGGAAGTGGCTCGGCACCGAGGCGCACGCGGCCCAGAGCCGCTACTGGAAACAGAAGCTGGCGGGCGCGCCCCAGGCCATGGAGCTGCCCGTGGACCATCCGCGTCCCTCGGTCCAGACGTTCCGCGGCGCCACCACGGAGTTCACCCTCTCCCCAGAGCTGGGCGCGGCCGTCCGCCGCCACGCCCGCGCCAACGGCGTCACTCCGTACATCCTCCTGCTCCAGGCGTTCGCCATCGTGCTGCGGCGGTACACGGGGCAGGACGACTTCCTCATCGGCACCCCCGTGGCGAACCGGGAGCGTCCTGAACTGGAGCCGCTCATCGGGTTCCTCGCCAACACGCTCGTGGTGCGCGTGGACCTGTCCGGTGACCCGCGCATGGACGCGATGAGCGCGCGCATCCGGGAGACGCTCCTGGAGGCGCTCACGCACCAGCAGCTCCCCTTCGAGCAGCTCGTCGAAGCGCTCCAGCCCCAGCGCACGCTGAGCCACAACCCGCTCTTCCAGGTGATGTTCGGGATGCAGGAGGCGCCGCTCGCGCGCCTCGCGATGGGAGGACACACGCTGGAGCGGCTGCCCGTGGACCCGGGCACCTCCCGCTTCGACCTGTCCTTCTTCCTCATCGACGACGGGGACCGCGTCCACGGCATCGTCGAGTACAGCTCCGACCTGTTCGAGGCCGACACCATCACCCACCTCGTCCAGCACTTCACCCGGGCGGTCGAGGGGATGCTGGACGAAACCCATCCGCGCCTCTCGCGACTCGCCTTGGACACCGAAGCCGACCGGCGGGAGCTGCTCGCGCGGGCCTTCCACGCGGAGCCTCGCGCCTTCGTTCCCATCCACGAGGCGGTCGCCGCGCAGGCCGCGCGGACGCCCGAGCGTGTGGCCGTGCAGTGCGGAGCCATCCGCCTCACCTATCGGGAGCTGATGACCCGGGTCCACCGGCTCGCGGGGGCCTTGCGCGCGCGCGGCGTACGCACCGAGGACAGGGTCGCCATCCATCTGGAGCGCTCGCCGGACCTCCTCGTCGCGCTGCTCGCGGTGCTCGAAGCGGGTGGAGCCTACGTCCCCGTGGACCCGCGCTACCCGCATGAGCGCATCCGCGCCATGCTCGAGGACGCGCGCCCTCGGGCCCTCGTTACGACGCCCCAGCTCGCGTCCCTGGCCGTGGACATCCCCCACGTCCTGACTCCGGACGAGGTGGCCGAGACCGACCAGAACATCGCGCCGAGCCCCACCGCGGGAGAGCACACGCTCGCCTATGTCCTCTACACGTCGGGCTCCACCGGCCGCCCCAAGGGCGTGATGGTGACCCACGGAGCGCTCGCCAACTTCCTCGACACCATGGCGCGCGAACCCGGGCTGAGCGGCGAGGACGTCCTCGCCGCGGTGACCACGTTCTCGTTCGACATCGCCGCGCTGGAGCTCTACCTGCCGCTGCTCGTGGGCGCGCGGGTGGTGATGGCCACGCAAGAGCAGACGGCGGATGCACGGGAGCTGGCGGCGCTGCTCGACACGCACGACGTGACGGTGATGCAGGCCACGCCCGCCACGTGGCGGCTCTTGACGGACACAGGCTGGCGCCCCTCCGGAAGCTTCACCGCGCTCTGCGGAGGCGAGGCCCTCCCGCAGGACCTCGCCGACCTCCTCATGTCTGGCGGCGGCGCGCTGTGGAACCTCTACGGCCCCACCGAGACGACGGTGTGGTCATGCCGCAAGAGGCTGCATCCCGGCGAGCGAGTCACGCTGGGCCGGCCCGTGGGCAACACGAGCACCCATGTGCTGGACGAGCACCTGATGCCCGTTCCCTCCGGTGTGAGCGGCGAGCTGTTCATCGGCGGAGAGGGCGTGGCCCGTGGGTACTGGGGGCTTCCGGAGCGCACCGCCGAACGCTTCGTGCCCGATCCCTTCTCCACAAGCCCGGGCGCGCGCCTCTATCGCACCGGGGACCTGGTGCGCCGGCGTCCCGACGGTGACCTCGTCTACCTGGGACGCGCCGACCATCAGGTGAAGCTCCGCGGCTTCCGCATCGAGCTGGAGGAAGTGGAAGCCGTCCTGAGACGCCACACGGAGGTGCGTGACGTGGCGGTGCGCGTGTGGGGGACGGACGAGGCCCGCCGGCAGCTCGTCGCCCATGTCGTCCCCGCCAGGACCCAGCCTCCCGAGGACCTCTCGCGTCGGCTTCGTGAGCACGCCCGCGCGCACCTCCCCGAGTACATGGTGCCCGCCACCATCGCCCTGCTGGACACGCTCCCGCTGACGCCCAACGGCAAGGTGGACCGCCGCGCGCTGCCCTCCCCAGACGCCGCCTCCACCTCCAGCGAGCGCACCCGCGTCGCGCCTCGTAGCGACACCGAGCGACAGGTCGCCGAGGTCTGGACCCGGCTGCTCGAACGCGAACAGGTCAGCGTCCATGACGACTTCTTCGAGCTGGGCGGCAACTCGCTGCTCGCCGGACGCCTCGTGCAGCTGCTCGACCAGGTGTTCGGCGTGCGGGTGCCCATGCGCGACCTCTTCATCAACGCCACCATCGCCCACCTCGCGACCGTCATCGACACGCGGCGCCGACAAGCGCCCTCGATGACGAAGCCCGCGTCGGACACACCGCTGGACGGACTGAGCGACGCCGACGTGGATGTCCTGCTGAACGACTCGCTGCTGAGCCACGCCCTCTCTCAGGAGACTCGCAGGTGA